A region from the Natronoarchaeum mannanilyticum genome encodes:
- a CDS encoding conditioned medium-induced protein 4, with amino-acid sequence MDEKTEELRDIFIDVTDEDTVTESQEDTRGSLADADREDVDERVEGVIESMRERYEFETDLSTEQLCELVERFYDGDSDAEIARALDASRTTVVRSRLDLHLVRDRDTDAPFEFDAFRRALADDASTADLAERFDVSESTVRRYRRVVEAENESRQANDRYRDEFDSILADADLSERITEDVQQDGLEDATEGMETDVSF; translated from the coding sequence ATGGACGAGAAGACCGAGGAGCTCCGCGACATATTCATCGACGTGACGGACGAAGACACCGTCACGGAGTCTCAGGAGGACACGCGGGGCTCGCTCGCGGACGCCGACCGCGAGGACGTCGACGAGCGGGTCGAGGGGGTGATCGAGAGCATGCGCGAGCGCTACGAGTTCGAGACCGATCTCTCGACCGAGCAGCTCTGCGAGCTCGTCGAGCGGTTCTACGACGGCGACTCGGACGCCGAAATCGCCCGTGCGCTCGACGCATCGCGCACGACGGTCGTCCGGTCCCGGCTCGACCTGCACCTCGTGCGCGACCGGGACACCGACGCTCCCTTCGAGTTCGACGCGTTTCGGCGGGCGCTCGCCGACGACGCCTCGACGGCCGACCTCGCCGAGCGCTTCGACGTCAGCGAGTCCACGGTCCGACGCTACCGTCGGGTCGTCGAGGCCGAAAACGAGTCCCGTCAGGCCAACGACCGCTACCGCGACGAGTTCGACAGCATCCTCGCGGACGCCGACCTCTCGGAGCGCATCACCGAAGACGTCCAGCAGGACGGGCTCGAGGACGCCACCGAGGGGATGGAGACCGACGTCTCGTTCTGA
- a CDS encoding biotin transporter BioY, which produces MQQTDEQVDIVDEEHVVGLSGAALFAALTGALAYLSIPYPLSPAPVTLQVLGVFLTATFLGAKWGGVSAVLYVQAGALGAPIFAGGGAGLGTLLGPTGGYLWSYPIAVALMGWLAYGQLGIGSPSETGTTRLVAALAAGTLVIYALGTAQMMVVSDLAIVEAIWVGAVVFFPAEAAKIAAAVAVVRSGAVPDWSAEGIASRR; this is translated from the coding sequence ATGCAACAGACGGACGAGCAAGTCGATATAGTCGACGAGGAGCACGTCGTCGGACTGAGCGGCGCGGCGCTGTTCGCGGCGCTGACCGGGGCGCTCGCGTATCTCTCGATTCCGTACCCGCTCTCGCCTGCGCCGGTGACCCTGCAGGTGCTCGGCGTGTTTCTCACCGCCACGTTTCTGGGCGCGAAGTGGGGCGGCGTCTCGGCGGTGCTGTACGTCCAGGCCGGCGCGCTCGGCGCGCCGATCTTCGCCGGCGGCGGCGCCGGGCTCGGAACGCTGCTGGGACCGACCGGCGGCTACCTCTGGTCGTACCCGATCGCGGTCGCGCTCATGGGGTGGCTCGCGTACGGGCAACTCGGCATCGGGTCGCCCTCCGAGACCGGAACGACGCGACTGGTCGCCGCGTTAGCGGCCGGAACGCTCGTGATCTACGCGCTCGGAACGGCCCAGATGATGGTCGTCAGCGACCTGGCGATCGTCGAGGCGATCTGGGTCGGAGCGGTCGTGTTCTTCCCCGCCGAGGCCGCCAAGATCGCCGCCGCGGTCGCCGTCGTCCGGAGCGGCGCGGTCCCCGACTGGTCGGCCGAAGGGATCGCGAGTCGGCGATGA
- a CDS encoding ABC transporter ATP-binding protein: MIETRELVCRYGDATALDGVSLRIADGEFVVLAGANGSGKTTLVRQFNGLETPDEGEVFVDGTPVADDLVGARRRVGMVFQNPRDQFVAATVGEDVAFGPRNLGLSENEIERRVGDALTAVGMEGRGDERIDRLSGGEHERVAIAGALAMEPDHLVLDEPFTGLDEPARLSVLDRLSELSAEGVGFVVVTHDLRDVLALADRVVALADGRVAADVGLDADADAQSAAAVRDALSGLGVRVPGSEADPKANADRRC, from the coding sequence ATGATCGAGACGCGCGAACTGGTCTGCCGGTACGGCGACGCGACGGCGCTCGACGGCGTCTCGCTCCGGATCGCTGACGGCGAGTTCGTCGTGCTGGCGGGCGCCAACGGCAGCGGCAAGACGACGCTCGTCCGGCAGTTCAACGGGCTAGAGACGCCCGACGAGGGCGAGGTGTTCGTCGACGGGACGCCTGTGGCCGACGATCTGGTGGGCGCGCGCAGGCGCGTGGGGATGGTGTTCCAGAACCCGCGCGACCAGTTCGTCGCCGCGACGGTCGGCGAGGACGTCGCGTTCGGGCCCCGGAATCTGGGGCTGTCGGAGAACGAGATCGAGCGACGGGTGGGCGACGCGCTGACGGCGGTCGGCATGGAAGGTCGAGGGGACGAGCGGATCGATCGACTCTCGGGCGGCGAGCATGAGCGCGTCGCGATCGCCGGCGCGCTGGCGATGGAGCCCGATCACCTGGTGCTCGACGAGCCGTTTACCGGGCTGGACGAACCGGCTCGATTGTCGGTGCTCGATCGCCTGTCGGAGCTCAGCGCGGAGGGTGTCGGGTTCGTCGTCGTCACCCACGACCTGCGCGACGTGCTGGCGCTGGCGGATCGGGTCGTCGCGCTCGCTGACGGGCGAGTTGCAGCCGACGTCGGACTCGATGCGGACGCCGACGCCCAGTCGGCCGCCGCGGTGCGCGACGCGCTCTCGGGGCTCGGCGTCCGCGTGCCCGGGTCCGAAGCAGATCCGAAAGCGAACGCTGACCGACGATGTTAG
- a CDS encoding energy-coupling factor transporter transmembrane protein EcfT, with amino-acid sequence MLAYEPGDSPAHRLDPRTKLAAQFGFAIAAFGHGGPEALALLTAVALAAPASAGLSPFRALAAFRFVLVILLVAPLVAAATLGPPWLDVSAGAASALASYRVLLVLLVSAAYVASTPARDSRTAIQWLLPGRIGVTLGVGVGLVFRFFPVLLSDLRSIRDAMAARGGDRGSFVERARRIGVRGVDRTFRRADRLAVALQARCFAWNPTLPTLSFGTRDAPVLALAVGLAISPLL; translated from the coding sequence ATGTTAGCCTACGAGCCCGGCGACTCGCCGGCACACCGGCTGGATCCGCGGACGAAGCTCGCCGCCCAGTTCGGGTTCGCGATCGCGGCGTTCGGCCACGGCGGGCCCGAGGCGCTGGCGCTGCTCACTGCGGTCGCGCTGGCGGCGCCGGCGAGCGCGGGGCTGTCCCCGTTCCGGGCGCTCGCGGCGTTTCGATTCGTGCTCGTGATTCTGCTCGTCGCGCCGCTGGTCGCCGCCGCGACGCTCGGGCCGCCGTGGCTCGACGTCTCTGCCGGCGCGGCGTCCGCGCTGGCGAGCTATCGGGTCCTGCTCGTCTTGCTCGTCAGCGCGGCGTACGTCGCGTCGACGCCGGCCCGCGACTCGCGGACGGCGATCCAGTGGCTCCTGCCGGGGCGGATCGGCGTCACGCTCGGCGTCGGCGTCGGGCTCGTGTTCCGCTTTTTCCCAGTGTTGCTGAGCGATCTTCGCTCGATCCGCGACGCGATGGCCGCCCGGGGCGGCGATCGGGGCTCGTTCGTCGAGCGCGCGCGGCGCATCGGCGTCCGCGGCGTCGACCGGACGTTCCGACGTGCTGATCGACTTGCGGTGGCGCTCCAGGCCCGGTGTTTCGCGTGGAACCCGACCCTGCCGACGCTGTCGTTCGGGACGCGGGACGCGCCGGTGCTGGCGCTCGCGGTCGGGCTGGCGATCTCGCCGCTGCTGTGA
- a CDS encoding (Fe-S)-binding protein, giving the protein MTPSAGADGALIVAQSSGDVTRPTFFEIGPVGKAIFYMLAAVAILIFLHGVYERFSRYARGSDDRRERLADLPGRLVDAVTIVGSNRYQFDRDLTAGVMHAFIMWGFLTLLIGTTILGIDMDFYRPLTGESFWVGDFYLAYSFVLDAMGLLFVVGVGMALYKRYWKRSERLWGKHTGLEDDLFVWTLFVLGVGGYLLEGVGIVGRGFPDHETISFVGYFLALAFDAGGLSAGGAQSIYPAVWWLHSLHALAFVAAVPYAKPFHMLSSFANVVARDEDAGARLPGVPADLDATNAESLDDFTWKELLDQDACTKCGRCSSVCPAKASGRPLDPRDVILDLKSYRESLDAGETEEKPIVADGGASVIDSETMESCMSCMACMDACPVEIEHLNSFTRMNRQLTDQGDVDPNVQDVFQDVMQKGNTFGDPQRNRADWADPLEIEPTDAREEDVEYLWYVGDYPSFDERNKKVARSLAKLFEAADVEWGILFDDEKYDGNDVRRIGEEFLYLELAGHHVETFEDCEFEKIVCTDPHSYNTMKNEYPELEFEEFADDPMMPFDYDERWNDDGEIDVFHWTQVVEELVEEGRLGLSGDELDYTVTYHDPCHLGRYNDEYEAPRELVRATGCELHEMPRNRDNSFCCGGGGGGLWMEFDEEPKPSEERLREALEDTDAGESIEKFVVACPMCMTMYEDGRKTGGYEDAIEIVDVAELLVEAVTGNVPDELDEN; this is encoded by the coding sequence ATGACACCCAGTGCTGGAGCCGATGGTGCGCTGATCGTCGCCCAGTCGAGCGGCGACGTGACCCGACCGACGTTCTTCGAGATCGGGCCCGTCGGGAAGGCCATCTTCTACATGCTCGCGGCGGTCGCGATCTTGATCTTCCTGCACGGCGTCTACGAGCGGTTTTCGCGGTACGCCCGGGGGAGCGACGACCGCCGTGAGCGGCTGGCTGACTTGCCCGGTCGGCTCGTCGACGCGGTGACGATCGTCGGCTCCAATCGCTACCAGTTCGATCGGGATCTGACGGCGGGCGTGATGCACGCGTTCATCATGTGGGGGTTTCTCACCCTACTGATCGGGACGACAATTCTCGGCATCGACATGGACTTCTACCGGCCGCTGACCGGCGAATCGTTCTGGGTCGGCGACTTCTACCTGGCGTACTCGTTCGTGCTGGACGCGATGGGGCTGCTGTTCGTCGTCGGCGTCGGGATGGCGCTGTACAAGCGCTACTGGAAGCGCTCGGAGCGGCTCTGGGGCAAGCACACCGGACTGGAGGACGACCTGTTCGTCTGGACGCTGTTCGTGCTCGGCGTCGGCGGCTACCTGCTGGAGGGCGTCGGCATCGTCGGGCGCGGGTTCCCCGATCACGAGACGATCAGCTTCGTCGGCTACTTCCTCGCGCTCGCGTTCGATGCCGGCGGGCTCTCGGCGGGCGGCGCACAGTCGATCTATCCCGCGGTGTGGTGGCTCCACTCGCTGCACGCGCTGGCGTTCGTCGCCGCGGTGCCGTACGCCAAACCGTTCCACATGCTGTCCTCGTTCGCCAACGTCGTCGCGCGAGACGAGGACGCGGGCGCTCGACTCCCCGGCGTTCCGGCGGATCTCGACGCCACGAACGCCGAGTCGCTCGACGACTTCACCTGGAAGGAGCTGCTCGATCAGGACGCCTGCACGAAGTGCGGCCGCTGCTCGTCGGTCTGTCCGGCGAAGGCGTCAGGTCGACCGCTGGATCCCCGCGACGTGATCCTCGACCTGAAATCCTACCGGGAGTCGCTGGACGCGGGGGAGACAGAGGAGAAGCCGATTGTTGCAGACGGGGGGGCGAGCGTGATCGACAGCGAAACCATGGAGTCGTGCATGAGCTGCATGGCCTGCATGGACGCCTGTCCGGTCGAGATCGAGCACCTCAACTCCTTCACGCGGATGAACCGCCAGCTCACCGACCAGGGCGACGTCGATCCGAACGTCCAGGACGTGTTTCAGGACGTGATGCAAAAGGGCAACACGTTCGGAGATCCCCAGCGGAATCGCGCCGACTGGGCCGACCCCTTAGAGATCGAGCCGACGGACGCCCGGGAGGAGGACGTCGAGTACCTCTGGTACGTCGGCGACTACCCGAGCTTCGACGAGCGCAACAAGAAGGTCGCCCGGTCGCTCGCGAAACTGTTCGAGGCCGCCGACGTCGAGTGGGGGATCCTGTTCGACGACGAGAAGTACGACGGCAACGACGTCCGCCGGATCGGCGAGGAGTTCCTCTACCTCGAACTCGCCGGCCACCACGTCGAGACGTTCGAGGACTGCGAGTTCGAGAAGATCGTCTGCACCGATCCGCACTCCTACAATACGATGAAAAACGAGTACCCCGAACTCGAGTTCGAGGAGTTCGCGGACGATCCGATGATGCCGTTCGACTACGACGAGCGGTGGAACGACGACGGCGAGATCGACGTGTTCCACTGGACGCAGGTCGTCGAGGAACTGGTCGAGGAAGGGCGACTCGGGCTCTCCGGCGACGAACTCGACTACACCGTCACCTACCACGACCCCTGCCACCTCGGCCGGTACAACGACGAGTACGAGGCGCCCCGCGAACTCGTCCGCGCGACGGGCTGTGAGCTCCACGAGATGCCGCGCAACCGCGACAACTCGTTTTGCTGCGGCGGCGGCGGGGGCGGCCTCTGGATGGAGTTCGACGAGGAGCCAAAGCCCAGCGAGGAGCGATTGCGGGAGGCGCTGGAGGATACCGACGCGGGCGAGTCGATCGAGAAGTTCGTCGTCGCCTGTCCGATGTGCATGACGATGTACGAGGACGGCCGCAAGACCGGCGGCTACGAGGACGCGATCGAGATCGTCGACGTGGCAGAGCTGCTCGTGGAGGCGGTGACCGGGAACGTGCCGGACGAACTGGACGAAAACTGA
- a CDS encoding OapC/ArvC family zinc-ribbon domain-containing protein: MPHQCTNCGRTFPDGSKEMLSGCPDCGGNKFQFEPSGGGSVGANTSAGSADATAASDSTADASASNEASDSDSSSDSGVSGTVSQAKQTVSDWVGRGDSSSAEDAATASAADDASTEDDASASAENAASASTRDATSASADDRAGSDAAERSSASPGSASPRQDTGSPLGASEPSLADAREDADAGRSNIESTGDWPDVGSRDPTDDPTRSGDHPSRPDDRPSRQSRPDDRPTPSDDDLTRTPGNDADTSPSSSSEDVAQASARSDVVDPNDLPADDTADAATADGTAAGGSDTSDHPIDGDRSGTPPDADNGEVVGTPDDEQPDLEALRQELNEQFESIKIVRPGEYELNLMELYDRDEYIISLMEDGRYAIEVPDAWRDGE; encoded by the coding sequence ATGCCTCACCAGTGCACGAACTGCGGCCGGACGTTCCCCGACGGCTCCAAGGAGATGCTGTCGGGCTGTCCGGACTGCGGGGGCAACAAGTTCCAGTTCGAGCCGTCCGGCGGCGGTTCCGTCGGCGCCAACACATCGGCCGGGTCGGCAGACGCCACCGCGGCGTCCGACAGCACCGCGGACGCGTCGGCGTCGAACGAAGCGTCGGACTCCGACAGCTCGTCCGATTCCGGCGTCAGCGGAACGGTCTCCCAGGCGAAACAGACCGTCAGCGACTGGGTCGGACGCGGCGACTCCTCGAGCGCGGAGGACGCCGCAACGGCATCCGCCGCCGACGACGCATCCACAGAAGACGACGCGTCGGCATCCGCCGAGAATGCGGCGTCGGCATCTACCAGAGACGCCACGTCAGCGTCCGCCGACGACCGAGCCGGATCGGACGCCGCGGAACGAAGCTCCGCGAGCCCTGGCTCGGCTTCGCCTCGCCAGGACACCGGAAGCCCTCTCGGGGCTTCCGAACCTTCGCTCGCTGACGCTCGCGAAGACGCCGACGCCGGGCGGTCGAACATCGAATCGACCGGCGACTGGCCGGACGTCGGCAGTCGCGACCCCACCGACGATCCGACTCGATCGGGCGATCACCCGTCCCGACCGGACGACCGCCCGTCCCGCCAGTCCCGACCGGACGACCGCCCGACTCCTTCGGACGACGATTTGACGCGCACGCCCGGAAACGACGCTGACACGTCTCCGTCCTCCTCGTCCGAGGACGTCGCGCAGGCTAGCGCCCGGTCGGATGTCGTCGACCCGAACGACCTCCCGGCCGACGATACGGCGGACGCCGCCACGGCGGACGGCACCGCTGCCGGCGGATCCGATACGTCTGACCACCCGATCGACGGCGACCGGAGCGGGACGCCGCCGGACGCCGACAACGGCGAAGTCGTCGGGACGCCCGACGACGAGCAGCCAGATCTGGAGGCGCTCCGTCAGGAGCTCAACGAGCAGTTCGAGAGCATCAAGATCGTCCGGCCGGGCGAATACGAGCTCAACCTGATGGAGCTGTACGACCGCGACGAGTACATCATCTCGCTGATGGAGGACGGTCGCTACGCCATCGAGGTCCCCGACGCCTGGCGCGACGGGGAGTAG
- a CDS encoding DUF2073 domain-containing protein — MPEVKEPADGVQIDLISGERMEGMTSMEKIRMILDGVRDGNIVILEQGLSPDEESKLIEVTMTEITPADPEDFNGIEIETYPRSDTDSQGLFGRLMGKEDTSKLTVIGPANQIETLHKDETLISALVSRQ; from the coding sequence ATGCCGGAAGTGAAAGAACCCGCCGACGGGGTCCAGATCGACCTGATAAGCGGCGAACGGATGGAGGGGATGACGAGCATGGAGAAGATCCGGATGATCTTAGACGGCGTCCGGGACGGCAACATCGTCATCCTCGAACAGGGGCTCTCGCCCGACGAGGAGTCGAAGCTCATCGAGGTGACGATGACCGAGATCACCCCCGCCGATCCCGAGGACTTCAACGGGATCGAGATCGAGACGTACCCGCGCTCGGACACCGACAGTCAGGGGCTGTTCGGTCGCCTGATGGGCAAGGAGGACACCTCGAAGCTGACAGTGATCGGCCCGGCCAACCAGATCGAGACGCTCCACAAGGACGAAACGCTGATCAGCGCGCTCGTCTCCCGCCAGTAA
- a CDS encoding GTP-binding protein translates to MGLFTGLKDSISRVTDRLFSDDEQKRIGIYGPPNAGKTTLANRIARDWTGDAVGPESHVPHETRRARRKENVEIERNGRSVTIDIVDTPGVTTKVDYEEFLDYDMEEDDAVRRSREATEGVAEAMHWLREDVDGVIYVLDSTQDPFTQVNTMLVGIIESQDLPVLIFANKIDLEDSSVQQIANAFPQHETVELSALEGDNMDEVYDKIAEYFG, encoded by the coding sequence ATGGGACTGTTCACAGGACTCAAAGATAGTATATCGCGGGTGACGGACCGACTCTTCTCCGACGACGAACAGAAGCGGATCGGCATCTACGGGCCGCCCAACGCGGGCAAGACGACGCTGGCCAACCGGATCGCCCGGGACTGGACCGGCGACGCCGTCGGCCCCGAGAGCCACGTGCCACACGAGACGCGCCGCGCGCGCCGCAAGGAGAACGTCGAGATCGAACGCAACGGCCGCTCGGTGACCATCGACATCGTCGACACGCCGGGCGTGACGACGAAGGTCGACTACGAGGAGTTCCTCGACTACGACATGGAAGAGGACGACGCCGTGCGACGATCTCGCGAAGCCACCGAAGGCGTCGCCGAGGCGATGCACTGGCTCCGCGAGGACGTCGACGGCGTGATCTACGTGTTAGACAGCACGCAGGATCCGTTCACGCAGGTCAACACCATGCTGGTCGGCATCATCGAGAGCCAGGACCTGCCGGTGTTGATCTTCGCGAACAAGATCGACCTGGAGGATTCGAGCGTCCAGCAGATCGCGAACGCCTTCCCGCAGCACGAGACGGTCGAGCTCTCGGCGCTGGAGGGCGACAACATGGACGAAGTGTACGACAAGATCGCGGAGTACTTCGGATAA
- a CDS encoding orc1/cdc6 family replication initiation protein, which produces MADNDTTPDDAPDPGDSPRSFDVDLDEVVLDDEEEDSQGLFDDLLDSEPIFENKEVLRPSYTPHELPHRKEQINKMATILVAALRGETPSNILIYGKTGTGKTASAKFVSQELESTSEKYQVPCNVEYINCEVTDTQYRVLAQLANKFIEKNEAFVDERLGELRDLRDAAEDDRSALDDAEFATVEAVEDRIDELVDDREEMEQVPMTGWPTDRVYSVFFDAVDYRERVVVIMLDEIDKLVEKSGDDTLYNLSRMNSELDNSRVSIMGISNDLKFTDFLDPRVKSSLGEEEIVFPPYDANQLRDILQHRSDVAFKVDALTDDVIPLCAAFAAQEHGDARRALDLLRTAGELAERDQSEKVLEEHVRQAQDKIELDRVVEVVRTLPTQSKLVLFSIILLEKNGVHNVNTGEVYNIYKTLCEEIDADVLTQRRVTDLISELDMLGIVNAVVVSKGRYGRTKEISLSVPIDETEAVLLSDSRLGAIEDVQPFVQARFDN; this is translated from the coding sequence ATGGCCGACAACGACACCACTCCCGACGACGCTCCGGACCCCGGCGATAGCCCGCGGTCGTTCGACGTCGACCTCGACGAAGTCGTCCTCGACGACGAGGAGGAAGACAGTCAGGGGCTGTTCGACGATCTGCTCGACAGCGAACCGATCTTCGAGAACAAGGAGGTTCTGCGACCGTCGTACACGCCCCACGAGCTTCCGCACCGCAAAGAGCAGATCAACAAGATGGCGACGATCCTCGTCGCCGCGCTCCGGGGCGAGACGCCCTCGAACATACTCATCTACGGGAAGACAGGGACGGGCAAGACCGCGAGCGCGAAGTTCGTCAGTCAGGAACTCGAGAGCACCTCGGAGAAGTACCAGGTCCCCTGCAACGTCGAGTACATCAACTGCGAGGTGACCGACACCCAGTACCGCGTGCTCGCGCAACTGGCCAACAAGTTCATCGAAAAGAACGAGGCGTTCGTCGACGAGCGCCTCGGCGAACTCCGGGATCTGCGCGACGCCGCCGAGGACGACCGATCGGCGCTCGACGACGCCGAGTTCGCCACGGTCGAGGCCGTCGAGGACCGGATCGACGAACTGGTCGACGACCGCGAGGAGATGGAGCAGGTGCCGATGACGGGGTGGCCGACCGACCGCGTGTACAGCGTCTTCTTCGACGCCGTCGACTACCGCGAGCGCGTCGTCGTGATCATGCTCGACGAGATCGACAAGCTCGTCGAGAAGTCGGGCGACGACACCCTCTACAATCTCTCGCGGATGAACTCCGAGCTCGACAACTCGCGCGTGTCGATCATGGGGATCAGCAACGACCTGAAGTTCACCGACTTCCTCGACCCCCGCGTCAAGTCCAGCCTCGGCGAGGAGGAGATCGTGTTCCCGCCGTACGACGCAAACCAGCTGCGCGACATCCTCCAGCACCGCTCGGACGTGGCGTTCAAGGTCGACGCGCTGACCGACGACGTGATCCCGCTGTGTGCCGCCTTCGCCGCCCAGGAACACGGGGACGCGCGACGTGCGCTCGATCTCCTCAGGACCGCCGGCGAGCTCGCCGAGCGCGACCAGTCCGAGAAAGTTCTCGAGGAGCACGTCCGACAGGCCCAGGACAAGATCGAGCTCGACCGCGTCGTCGAGGTCGTCCGCACACTCCCGACCCAGTCGAAGCTCGTGCTCTTCTCGATCATCCTCCTCGAGAAGAACGGCGTCCACAACGTCAACACCGGCGAGGTGTACAACATCTACAAGACGCTCTGCGAGGAGATCGACGCCGACGTGCTCACCCAGCGCCGCGTCACCGACCTGATCAGCGAACTCGACATGCTCGGCATCGTCAACGCCGTCGTCGTCTCGAAGGGCCGGTACGGCCGCACCAAGGAGATCAGCCTCTCGGTCCCGATCGACGAGACCGAGGCCGTGTTGCTATCGGACTCCCGGCTCGGCGCCATCGAGGACGTCCAGCCGTTCGTTCAGGCGCGCTTCGACAACTGA
- a CDS encoding S26 family signal peptidase: MTDSNGGDGPDRDPPPSARSDDGRDADDAASEDVDAGEGGSDEDGSDPNSGADERSVDAEQASAGGDEASSDGETASADGDKASAGGDEAPADGNPGVEGDGSVEPNGGESANPGGVARTTAADKPAPEADASAEQPIPDPSANPIGWFRRTDNEAVIVFKDVASSVGIVLVIGLVLFGISGVWPPLVAIESGSMNPHMQKGDLVFIMEEDRLTPDAAVEGTGVVTYQQGKEAGYRTFGSYGDVIVFQPNGGSDTPIIHRAMFYVEEGENWYEKANKSHIQADSCEEINACSAPHSGFVTKGDNPRTNQQYDQVDRYQVVKPEWIQGTAEVRLPWLGCIRLEFSGTASCRPLFGTAQPASPGMIGDQPTVSARTAIAAPRS, translated from the coding sequence ATGACGGACAGCAACGGCGGCGACGGGCCCGACCGCGATCCGCCGCCGTCCGCACGCTCCGACGACGGTCGAGACGCCGACGACGCCGCTTCGGAGGACGTCGACGCTGGCGAGGGCGGCTCGGACGAAGACGGTTCTGACCCGAACTCCGGCGCCGACGAGCGGTCGGTCGACGCCGAACAAGCGTCCGCCGGCGGAGACGAAGCCTCCTCCGACGGGGAAACGGCGTCCGCGGACGGAGACAAAGCGTCCGCCGGCGGAGACGAAGCGCCCGCCGACGGGAATCCCGGCGTCGAAGGAGACGGCAGCGTCGAACCCAACGGCGGCGAGTCGGCGAATCCTGGCGGAGTCGCCAGAACGACTGCGGCCGACAAGCCCGCGCCGGAAGCCGACGCGAGCGCCGAGCAACCGATTCCCGATCCCTCGGCGAACCCGATCGGCTGGTTTCGACGGACCGACAACGAGGCGGTGATCGTGTTCAAGGACGTCGCCAGCAGCGTGGGGATCGTCCTCGTGATCGGCCTCGTGCTGTTCGGGATCAGCGGCGTCTGGCCGCCGCTGGTCGCCATCGAGAGCGGGAGCATGAACCCGCACATGCAGAAAGGCGACCTCGTCTTCATCATGGAGGAAGACCGATTAACGCCCGACGCCGCGGTCGAGGGGACCGGCGTCGTGACCTACCAGCAGGGCAAGGAAGCCGGCTACAGGACGTTCGGCTCCTACGGCGACGTGATCGTCTTCCAGCCCAACGGCGGTAGCGACACGCCGATCATACACCGGGCGATGTTCTACGTCGAGGAGGGCGAGAACTGGTACGAGAAGGCCAACAAGAGCCACATCCAGGCCGACAGCTGCGAGGAGATCAACGCCTGCAGCGCCCCGCACTCGGGGTTCGTCACGAAGGGTGACAATCCACGAACCAACCAGCAGTACGATCAGGTCGACCGGTACCAGGTGGTCAAGCCCGAGTGGATCCAGGGGACCGCCGAGGTGCGGCTCCCGTGGCTCGGCTGCATCCGACTGGAGTTCTCGGGCACCGCGAGCTGCCGGCCGCTGTTCGGCACGGCCCAGCCGGCGTCGCCGGGGATGATCGGCGACCAACCCACCGTTTCGGCTCGAACCGCGATCGCCGCGCCGCGATCGTAA